CGCCGACGTCGAGAAGGCCGCCGCCGGGATCGCCGAGGCCGGGTACTTCAACGCGGGCCAGGACTGCACCGCCGCCACCCGCATCCTCGCCGCCCCCGGCATCCACGACGACCTCGCCGCCGCCCTGGCCGAACAGGCCCGCGGCACCGTCACCGCCGGACCGGACAACCCCGACGCCGCCTACGGCCCGGTCAACAACGCCAACCAGCTGGCCCGCGTCACCGGCTTCCTGGAGCGCACCCCCGACCACGCCGAAATCCTCACCGGCGGCGCGCGGGTCGGCGACCAGGGCTACTTCTACGCGCCCACGGTCGTCTCCGGGCTGCGCCAGGGCGACGAACTGGTCACCGACGAGATCTTCGGCCCGGTCCTGACCGTCCAGCGCTTCACCGACGAGGACACCGCCGTGGCCTGGGCCAACGCGGTCGAGTACGGCCTGGCCTCCAGTGTGTGGACCAAGGACCACGCCCGCGCCCTGCGGGTCTCGCGCCGCCTGGACTTCGGCTGTGTGTGGATCAACACCCACATCCCCGTCACGGCCGAGATGCCGCACGGCGGATTCAAGCACTCCGGCTACGGCAAGGACCTGTCGACGTACTCCTTCGAGGAGTACACCCGGGTCAAACACGTCATGAGCTACTTCGGCGACTGACCCCGCACCGTCGCTCCGCACCGGGGCTCCCACCAGAACCGACAGGAACACCCCCCATGGTCACCACCGCAGACAGCAGTACGGAGGAGCCCGCCGTGACGGTTCAGCACTCCTCGGCCCCCGCGGCCGCGTCCTCCCCGCAGGGCCACGAACCGGCGATCAGCCTGGAGCGCGTCGTCAAGGCCTACCGCTCCGGTTCGGAGACCGTGCGGGCGGTCGGCGGCGTCGACCTGGAGATCGCCCGCGGCGAGTTCTTCTCGCTGCTGGGCCCCTCCGGCTGCGGCAAGACCACCACCATGCGGATGATCGCCGGGTTCGAGGAGCCCACCGAGGGGGTCGTGCGCCTGTCCGGCCGGGACGTCACCGGGGTCCCGGCCAACCACCGCGACGTCAACATGGTCTTCCAGAGCTACGCGCTCTTCCCGCACATGACCGTCGCCGCCAACGTCGCCTTCGGCCTGGAGCGCAAACGGGTCCCGAAGAAGGAGATCCGCCGCCGGGTCGGCGAGATGCTCGAACTCGTCGAACTGGGCCACCGCGCCAAGCACCGCCCGGCCCAGCTCTCCGGCGGCCAGCAGCAGCGGGTCGCCCTGGCCCGCGCCCTGGTCAACGAGCCCGGCGCCCTCCTGCTCGACGAACCCCTCGGCGCCCTGGACCTCAAACTCCGCCAGTCCATGCAGGTCGAGCTCAAGCGCATCCAGCGCGAGGTCGGCATCACCTTCGTCTACGTCACCCACGACCAGGGCGAGGCCCTGACCATGTCGGACCGGGTCGCGGTGATGAACAACGGCCTGGTGGAGCAGCTGGGCGCGCCCGCCGAGATCTACGAGCGCCCGGCCACCCGCTTCGTCGCCGACTTCATCGGCACCAGCAACCTGCTCAGCGGCACCGTCGGTTCCGCCGACGCCGCCGGGCACCACCGGGTCGACCTGGGCGAAGGGCTGACAGCCCTGGTCGCCGAACTCCCCAAGGGGATCTCGGCCGGGTCCGACACCCACCTGACCATCCGCCCGGAGAAGGTGCGGATCGGTACCGAACGGCCCGAGGGCGACCTCAGCATCCTGCCCGGCACCGTCACCGAGACCGTCTACCTGGGCTCGGCCACGCACTACCAGGTTTCCCTGGCCAACGGGTCCGAGGTGACCGTGTACCAGCAGAACTCCTCGGACTCCGCCCTGGTCGCCGGGCGCGGTGACGCCGTCTGGCTCTCGTGGGCTCCGCGGCACTCGTACGCGCTGCCCGTCTGAGCCCGTCCCGCGCCCGGCCACCGCTCCTTGGCCCTCCCGGCCCCGACCTCAACGCCCACCCATCCGCCCCGGCTACCGGCAGACTTCCAGATCCGAAGTAGGGAACGACGACCATGAAGCACCCCTCCCGCGCTCAGCTGAACCCCGCTCTCCTGCGCGGACTCACCCGGGCCCGGCGCACCGGCGGCCCCGCGCTGCCCGGCCTGACCCGTCGCCGCACCCTCCAGGCCGGTGGCGCCGCCGCCGCTGCGCTCGCCCTGTCCGCCTGCGGTGTCGGCGGCCAGCAGCGCGACACCGCGGACGACGCCGACTACTGGGCGGACAAGGAGGAGACGGGCTCGCTGCGCTGGGCCAACTGGCCGCTGTACATGGATCCGGACCGCACCCAGATCGAGCAGTTCACCGAGGCCACCGGGGTCGACGTGGCCTACCGCGAGGACGTCCAGGAGGCGGCGTCGTTCTTCGGCCAGATCCAGCCCAAGCTCGCCAACGGGGACGACATCGGCTACGACCTGATCACCCTTCCCAACGGCTTCGAGTTCAGCAAGCTGGTCGAGCTCGGCTACCTGGTCCCGCTGGACCACACCCAGCTGCCCAACTTCGCCGACTACGCGGGCGAGATCTACAAGAACAGCGCCTACGACCCCGGCAACCGCTACAGCGTCCCCTACACCTCGGGCGTCACCGGCATCGCCTACAACCCGGACTACATCGACCGGGAGATCACCAGCATCGCCGACCTGTGGGACCCCGAGTTCGAGGGCAAGGTCGGCATGTTCGCCGACCCGCAGGAGATCGCCAACTTCGGTCTGCTGTTCAACGGCGTCAACCCGGCCGACTCCACCAAGGAGGACTGGGAGGCCGCCGCCGAGAAGCTCAAGGAGCAACGCGACTCCGGTGTGGTGCGCGCCTACTACGACCAGGACTTCATCCAACCGCTCACCAACGGCGACCTGTGGATCACCATGGCCTGGTCCGGTGACATCTACCAGCAGAACGCCGAAGAGGGCACCAACCTCAGGTTCGTCATCCCCGAGGAGGGCGCCACCCTCTGGACGGACAACCTGCTGATCCCCTTCACCTCGAAGGCCCCGGTCGACGCCCTCAAGCTCATGGACTTCCTCTACGAGCCCGAGATCGCCACCGGGCTGACCGAGTACATCAGCTACATCCCGCCGGTCCCGCACGCCCAGGAGGTCATGGCCGAGTGGGCCGAGGCCGAGGACGGCACCGAGCGCGGTGAAGCCCTCGCGGAGATGGTGGAGAGCCCCCTGGTCTTCCCGTCGGACGGCGACTACCAGAACCTGCACAACTACGTGGCGCTGGAGACCGACCAGCAGGACGAGTTCTCCTCGATCTTCCAGGCGATCACGCAGAGCTGATCCGTCCGAGCCGACCCCCGAGCCGATCCCGAGCTGATCCCATGAGAAACCGCAAGGCGACGCCCTACGTCCTGGTCCTCCCGGCGTGGATCTGGCTGGCGCTGTTCTTCGTGGTCCCCATCGGCGGGATGCTGTCGCTGTCTCTGACCACGGGCAACGTGGTCAGCGGCTTCCAGCAGACCTTCGAGGTGGGCAACTACGTCACCGCCGTCAGCACCTACTGGGAGCAGATCCTGCGCTCCCTGTTCTACGGCGCCTGCGCCACGCTGGTCTGCATCGTCGTGGGCTATCCCATGGCGTACTGGATCGCGTTCAAGGCCGGACCGCACAAGTCCACCTACCTGCTGCTGATCCTGCTGCCGTTCTTCGTGTCGTTCGTGCTGCGGACCATTTCCTGGCGGTTCCTGCTGGCCGACAACGGCGTCGTCCTGGGGCCGCTGAAGTCGATCGGGCTCGTCCCGGCCGACCTCCAACTGCTCAACTCCGCCCCGGCGGTGATCCTGGGCCTGGCCTACAACTTCCTGCCGTTCATGGTGCTGCCGATCTACGCGGTCCTCGAACGTATGGACTCCCGCCTGGTGGAGGCCGCGCACGACCTCTACGCGGGCCGGTTCCAGGCGTTCGTCCGGGTGGTCCTGCCCGTCTCCCTGCCCGGGGTGTTCGCCGGCGTGCTGATGACCTTCATCCCCACCAGCGCCGACTACGTCAACGCCTCGGTGCTGGGCGGCGCCCACAACACGATGATCGGCAACATCATCCAGAGCCAGTACCTGGTCAACAACAACTACCCGATCGCCGCGTCGATCACCTTCGTCCTCATGGGGCTGCTGCTGGTGGGCATCTTCAGCTACGCGCGGGCCCTGGGCACGGAACGGGTCATGGAGGTGCACACCTGATGAGTGTTCATCTGGACACGGCGGCTCCCTCCGCGCCCCCGCCCCCTCCGGCCCGTGTCGGCGGGAGCGGGCGTTCTCCCCGGCCCCGCCGCCGGATCGACTGGGGCCGCTACTACACCTGGCTGGTCCTGGCCTGGTTGTTCACGCCCATCCTGTTCATGGTGGCGTTCAGCTTCAACGACCCGGCGGGCAAGCACAACATCACCTGGCAGGGCTTCACCCTCAAGTGGTACGCGAACGCCTTCGCGCACCCCACGCTCAACGAGGCGATGTTCAACTCCGTGAGCATCGCCCTGCTGACCATGGTGATCGCGGGCGCGATCGGCAGCCTGCTCGGGCTGGCGCTGGGCCGGTTCTCGTTCCGCGGCAAGCAGCTCACCAACCTGGTGATGTTCTCCGCCATCAGCGCCCCCGAGGTGGTCCTGGGCGCGGCGCTGCTGTCCACGTTCCTGATGATGAACGTGACCACCGGCTACTGGACCACCGTGGTCGCGCACGTGATGTTCTGCGTGTCCTTCGTGGCCATCACCGTGCGGGCGCGGGTGATCACCCTGGACCCGGCGCTGGAGGAGGCCGCCCGTGACCTGGGCGCTGGTTCGTTCACCACGTTCCGGCTGGTCACCCTGCCGATGCTGTTCCCCGCGATCATGGCGGGCGGGCTGCTGGCCTTCGCCCTGTCCATCGACGACTACATCATCACGACCTTCGTCAGCGGCGAGGTCACCACGTTCCCGCTCTGGGTGTGGGGATCCACGCGCGTCGGTATTCCGCCGCAGGTCAACGTCATGGGCACACTGCTGTTCGGGGTCGGACTGATCATGGCGGTGGTCAACATCGTGATGGCCCACCGCCGCAGGTGAACTCCGGCGGGGGTTTCCGACTCCCATGAGGGAAGCACCGAAGCACCGGCCGCCGAACCCCGGCGGCCGGTTCATCGACGAGAAACGAGTGAGAGCCATGGCCGACACCACGCGCGCCGAGGCGGCACGGGCACTGGAAGGAGCACGACCGCAGGTCTTCTGGCTGGACCCGGACGTCCCCGGACACGACGTACCCGAACCCGCTCCCGCGCTGGTCGGTGACGTGCACGCCGACCTGGTCGTCGTCGGGGCCGGGTTCAGCGGGCTGTGGACGGCACTGATCGCCAAGGAACGCGACCCCGACCGGAACGTGGTCCTGGTGGAGGCCCGCACCACCGGCTGGGCGGCCTCGGGGCGTAACGGCGGCTTCTGCGCGGCCAGCCTCACCCACGGCTACGAGAACGGGGCCGAGCGCTGGCCCGAGGAGATCGCCGAACTCGAACGCCAGGGCATGGCCAACCTCGACGCCATCGAGGAGACCGTGCGCAAGTACGGCATCGACTGCGAGCTCGAGCGCACCGGCGAGACCCTGGTGGCCACCGAACCCTGGCAGGCCGAATGGTTCGAGAAGGCGGCCGCGGAAGGGCAGGCCAAGGGCGAGAGGGTTCAGGCCTGGAACGCCGAGGAGGTGCGCCAGCAGATCGACTCGCCCACCTACGTGGCCGGTTACCACGAGTCCGACGGCGTCGCCATGCTCCACCCGGCCAAGCTGGCCTGGGGCCTGCGCGCGGTCTGTGAGCGGCTGGGCGTGCGGATCTTCGAGAACAGCCCGGTGCGCGACATCCGCTCCGTTCCCGCGGGCCTACGCCTGGAGACCCGCGGGGGAGCCCTGCACACCCCCAAGGTCGCCTGGGGCGGCGGCGCCTTCCCCGGTCCGCTGCGACGGCTCAAGCACTACCTGGCCCCGGTCTACGACTACGCGCTGATGACCGAGCCGCTCACCGACGAACAGATGGCCGCCATCGGCTGGGAGGGGCGCCAGGGCGTCTCTGATTCGGCCAACTTCTTCCACTACTACCGGCTCACCGCGGACAACCGCATCCTGTGGGGCGGCTACGACATCGTGCACCACTACGGCGGCAAGGTGCGGCCCGAGTACGACCAGCGGCCGGAGACCTTCCAGAAGCTGGCCGAGCACTTCCTGGAGACCTTCCCGCAGCTGCGCGGCATCCGCTTCGGCCACACCTGGGGCGGGGTCATCGACACGTGCAGCCGCTTCTCGGTGTTCTTCGGTGATGCTTACGGCGGCCGCCTGGCCTACGCCGCCGGATACACCGGCCTCGGCGTGGGAGCGACCCGCTTCGGCGCCCAGGTCATGCTGGACAAGCTCGACGGCCTGGACACCGAACGCACCCGGCTCCGCATGGTCAAGGAGAAGCCTCTGCCGTTCCCGCCGGAGCCGGTCCGCTCCCTGGGCATCGAACTCACCCTGAGGGCGACTGCCGCCGCCGACCGCAACGGCGGTCGCCGCAACCTCTGGCTGCGCGGCCTGGACGCAGCGGGCATGGGCTTCGACAGCTGAACCAGTTAGTCGGTCACACCCGACCGGAAACCATCCGTTTCCGGCAAGGATCGGTAAGCCTGTGCCAAGGGTTGTCATGTGGGGCGATGCGGACGGCGTGGCGTGCGTCCCCACCACCCGCCGAGGGTGAGTATGGGCAACGGGCCGCGGGGGAGTTTTCGCAGGTGACCTAACTCCTCCCGCGGGCCGACCCTCCTCACCGAACCCACCGCGTGGCCGCCCACTGGCCCAAGATTCCAGGCCGCGCGGTGTTTGCCCCGAACGGCGCCCGTGCCCCGGCACGGGCGCCCTTCGCGTTCACTCGCCAGGTTTCACGCTGATCCCGGTAGCCCCGCGTACGCGCCAGGGTTGAGGGATGGTGTTCTTCGGTGCCTTCTTTTTCCTGGCGGGAGAGCAGTAGGTTGGGGTGGATGGTTGCTGGAGGGTGGGCTTTTTGAGTGATTTGTCTTCGGTGTCCAAGTTCCAACAACTTGCAGATTTTGGCCTCTTGATGCTCTAAATCCGCAGGTCACCGAGTCTGCTCCCCGCGCACGCGGGGATGGTCCCGCACAGGGTTCGGTCACCGTTGGAGCACCTGCCTGCTCCCCGCGCACGCGGGGATAGTCCCGCCAGGTGGGCACCGGAGACGCTCGTGTGCAACTGCTCCCCGCGCACGCGGGGACAGCCCTGGTTTTACGAGCTGATGGAGCTTTTCGGATCGGCCCCTGCTAAGTTCTTTTTGACCATTTCGATGGAGTTTGAGGAAGCCGGTGTGACTCCGGCGCGGTACCGCCACTGTGAACAGCGCCCAGCAGGCGCTGTGAGCCAGATACTCGCTCCATTCGTACCTTTCGAACACGGGGCGGCATACCCCCAGAAAGGCCCGGCGGAGCCGTGCATTCCTTTTCTGTCCTCTCTTCCGAACCCAGGCCGACCGGCCCTCTGATGACGGCGTCCGTCCTGGCCACCGCCGCCGTCCTTCTCACCGGCTGTACGGCCGGGGCAGGCTCCGAGACGGCCGCTGATGACGGCACCACCACCGTCGAGAACTGCGGGATCGACGTCACCGTCGAAGGACCGCCCGAGCGGGTGTACGCCGCCTACCAGCCCGCGATCGAGATCGCCCACGCACTCGGTATCGGCGACCGCCTGGTGGAGACCGCGTTCCTCGACTCCCAGGTGCTGCCGGAGTACGTCGAGGCGCAGGAGGCGACGGAATACGTCGAGAGCCTGCCCAGTCGCGAGGCTCTGCTGACCGAGGAGCCGGACTTCGTCCTCTCCGGTTTCAACGGTGTCTTCGTCAGTGACGGGGCGGGCGACGCGAGCTTCGGCACCCGCGGCAGCCTCGCGGAGCTCGGGGTCCAGTCGTGGATCCTCAGCCCGCTGTGCCCCAGCGCGGACGGGCTCTCCGACGAGGCGATCGACCCGGCGACGGTCCGGGTCGAGACCATCCACGACGACCTGCGCGCCCTCGGCGACCTCTTCGACGCCCAGGAACGCGCCGAGGAGGTCATCGCCGACCAGAACGACCGGATCGAGGCCGTGGCGGAGGCCGTCGCCGACGCCGACCGGCCGACGGTCGCCTTCGTCACCCTGCGCGAGGACGGCACGATCTCCGTCGCCGGAGGCATCGACTTCGGAACCCAGGTCATCGAGCACGCCGGGGGTGAGAACGCCTTCGGCGACCTGACCGAGACACGCAACGTCCAGATCGACCTCGAGGAGCTGATCCGGCGCGACCCGGACGTCATCCTCACCAGCACCTGCTGCGACGCCTCCTACACCCGCGAGGATGCCGCGGACGACGTCGCCGCCATCGCCGAGCACCCGGCCCTGTCCGGTGTGACCGCCGTGGAGCAGGACCAGGTGCACCCGTTCCTGTTCGCGGACCGCAGCGCCGGGGTCCGGGCCGCCCACGCCATCGAGGTGCTCGCCTCGCTGCTCCACCCCGACCTCGTCAGCTCCGAACAGGCCGGCTCCGTCACCGAGTGAGGCCGCGATGACGACGGTCACGCCCACAGAAGAACGAAGCGCGGGGGGTGCGGGCCGCTCCGGCCCGACGCCCTCCGCCCGCTCCGGTGTGCTCAAAGGCGGTTGGAGCCGCGGCCTCGGCCTTGTCGTGGCCACGGCGGCGCTGGTGGCCGCAGGGTTCGGCTCCGTGCTGATCGGCAACTACTCGGCCACCCTCGCCGACGTGGTCGCCGCCCTCAGCGGCACCCCTGAGAACGACGTGGAGCGGATCATCCTGCACATCCGCATCCCGCGCACCGTCACCGGACTGCTCGCCGGGATCGCGCTCGGTGTCGCCGGAACGGTCATGCAGGGTCTGACCCGCAACCCGCTGGCCGAACCAGGGCTGCTCGGCATCAACTCCGGCGCCGCCCTGGCGGTGGTGCTGGCGATGGCCGGTTTCGGGATCACCGCCACCGCCGGCTACCTGTGGTTCGCCTTCGCCGGGGCCGCCGTCGCCGCGGTCCTCGTCTACACCCTCGGCTCGCTCGGCCTCGGCGGCGCCACCCCGGTGAAGCTGGCCCTGGCCGGTGCCGCCTTCACCGCGCTGTTCGGGGCGGTCACGTCGATGATCACCCTCCAGGACTCCTCCACGATGGACGACTACCGGTACTGGGTGGTCGGGTCGCTCACCCGGTCCGACGGCACGGACCTGAGCGTCGTGGCGCCCTTCCTCCTCGTCGGGGTCGTCCTCGCCGTGGCGCTGACCCGGACGCTCAACGCCCTGGCGCTGGGGGACGACCTGGCCCGCAGCCTCGGTACCCGTCTGTGGACCAACCGTGCCGTCGCGGCCCTGGCCGTCGTCCTGCTCGCCGGGGGCGCCACCGCCATCGCGGGCCCGATCGGGTTCGTCGGCCTGGTCGTGCCGCACGTCGCCCGGATGATCACCGGCCCGGACTACCGCTGGGTGATGGCGTGGACGGTGGTGCTCTCACCGACACTCCTGCTGATCGCCGACACGCTCGGCCGGATCCTGCTCCAACCCCAGCAGCTCCAGGTCGGGATCATCACCGCCATCGCCGGGGCACCGTTCTTCCTCTACCTGGTCCGCAACCGAAGGGTGATCGGCGTATGACCGGCCTGCTCCGCCGCGGCCCGACCCGCGACACCCTCCTGCTGTCCCCGGGCCGGGGAGCGGTGGCCTTCCGGATCAGCCGTTCCTCGGCGCTGCTCACCGCCGCGGCCGGTACCGCCGCCCTGGCGGTGGCCACCGTCTCCCTCACCCTCGGGGTGTTCCCGATCGGGGTCGGCGACGTCATCACCGTCCTCGGCGGCGGGGGGACCCTCATCGAACGGGACATCGTCCTGAACGACCGCCTGCCCCGGGCGCTCACCGGACTCGGCGTCGGTGCGGCGTTCGCCCTCTCCGGCGCCCTCCTGCAACGGATCGCCGCCAACCCGCTGGTGAGCCCCGACGTCATCGGGATCAACTCCGGTGCCGCCATGGGCGCGCTGGTCGTACTCCTCGTCCTGGGCGGCAGCGGCCTGCAACTGGTCCTCGGCGCGCTGTCGGGGGCCCTGCTCGCGGCGGTGTTGATCCTGCTCATCGCCTACAAGCGCGGACTGCACGGGTTCCGGCTGGTCCTGGTGGGGATCGGTGTCGCCGCGATGCTCTCCTCGGCCACCTCCTACCTGCTCACCCGGGCCGACATCAACCGTGCGATGAGCGCCGCGGCCTGGCTGACCGGCAGCCTCGCCAACCGCGGCGGCCTGCACGTGGCGATCATCGTGACCGCCCTGGCGGTGACGGTCCCGGTCCTGATCGTCGGATCGCGGCACCTGCGGTTGCTCGAACTCGGCGACGACCTCACCCGAACCCTCACCGGTGCGGGCCAGGGCCGCAAGGTGGTGCTGCTGCTGGTGGCGGTGGTCCTCGCCGCACTGGCGACCGCGGCGGCCGGGCCGATCGGCTTCGTCGCGCTGGTGGCGCCGCAGATCACCCGCCGGATCCTCGCCGAGCGACAGGTCGGTCTCGCACCGTCCGCCGCCGTCGGCGCCCTGCTGGTGGTCAGCGCCGACCTGGCTGGTCGGCTGCTCTTCGCGCCGACGGAGATGCCGGTCGGTGTCCTGACCGCCGTTTTCGGAGCCCCTGTCCTGCTCTACCTGCTGGCCCGCGCACACCGGATTGGAGCCGCCGGATGACCGATGCCGCCGCGTCCACCCAGAACCCCGACCTCAACCCCGCGCCCGGTCCTGGCCCGGATCCGGGCCACCCGATCTCGATCGCCGCCGAGGGGCTGAGCCTCGGCTACGCCTCCTCGGTGGTCGTCGACCGGGTCACCACCGAGCTCCCGGCCGGCCGGATCACCGCCATCGTCGGGCCCAACGGCTGCGGCAAGTCCACGCTGCTGCGCGGTCTGGCCCGGCTGCTGGGACCCCAGCGGGGCCGGGTGCTCCTGGACGGCGACGAGCTCGCCTCGATGCCCGCGCGCACCCTCTCCCGCCGTCTCGGCCTGCTGCCGCAGCAACCGATCGCACCCGACGGGATCACCGTCGCGGACCTGGTCGGCCGCGGCCGCCACCCGCACCAGCGCTGGTTCCGGCAGTGGGGCGCCGCGGACGAGGAGGCGGTGGCCACCGCGATGGCGGCGACCGGCGTCGACCAGTTCGCCGAGACCCCGATCGACCAGCTCTCCGGCGGCCAGCGCCAGCGGGTGTGGATCGCCCTGGCCCTGGCCCAGGAGCCCGAGGTCATGCTGCTCGACGAACCGACGACCTACCTCGACCTCGCGCACCAGCTCGACGTCCTCAACCTGCTTGCCGCACTCAACCGCCGCCTCGGGCGCACCATCGTGCTGGTGCTGCACGACCTCAACATGGCCAGCCGCTTCGCCCACCACCTGGTGGCGATGCGGGACGGGGCCCTGGTCACCCAGGGAACCCCCGCCGAGGTCGTCACACCGCGCACGGTCCGCGAGGTCTTCGGGGTGGCGGCCACCGTCATCACCGACCCGGTGGCCGGCACACCCCTGATCCTGCCGCACCTGTCCGCCAGCGCAGAGGAGGCCCGATGACCGCCCGGGTCCTGGTCGGGATGTCCATCCGTGAGGCCAACGCCGCCGATGAACTGGGGGCCGCAGCCAAGGCCGCCGACGCCCGGCTGGCGTTTCTCCAGGTCGCCGACCCCGCTCTGTCGACGGTGCTGACCGAGCTGGCCGACGCCGGTGCCGGGCGGATCGAACTGGTCGGTGTCGCTCTGGGGCGCCTCGCCCCCGGGCACTCCTGGCTGCGCCGGGTCGCCGGACACTGGTGGCGTGAACGCGGGACCGGCGCGCCCGAGGTCGTGGTGGCCGCCCGCCTGGTCGGCCCGGACGTCGCCGTCCCCAGTGCTGTCGCTTCCGCTCTGGAGACGGTCCGTCCGATCTCGGGTACCGAGGCGCCGGTCACCTCGGCCGCGTGGGAGGAGGTCCCGGGGTACCGGCGCCATCTGCTGGTCTGCCGCGGGCCGCGGTGCAGCGCCCGCGGCGCCGAGGAGACCTGGGGCGCCCTCGCTGCGGGCCTGTCCCAGCGGGACCTGGGTGACGACGACGTCCTGATGACCGCCACCGGCTGTATGTTCCCCTGCAACCAGGCCCCGGTGGTCGCGGTCCAGCCCGACGACGTCTGGTACGGCGGTATCGGCCCCGGCCACGCCGATGAGATCATCGACAGCCACCTGGTGGCCGGTGAACCCGTGGAGGACACCCGGATCCGGTGACCGGCACCGCCCGGTGGTTCACCCCCGCTGGCCCCAGGGGTGAGTCCCGCGCCCGGACGGAAAAGCGGCGGCGAGGGTGGCAGTCTCCCCAGGCCTGTGCGGATCGGCGGGGCGTGTCGCGGCCGGTCGAGGTAGGCGACGGAAAAGCGGCAGCGAAGGAGGGAGCGCCCCCAGGCCTGCGGGAACCGGGCCGCGTGTCGCGGCCGGTCAAGGAGGGCAACGGACAAGCGGCAACGAGGGTGGGTAGGGGCCGGGCCCGGCGCTCATCGGGCCGCGTGTCGTGGGGGTGGGGCGGAAGCCGCCCGAGCCCCTGTGGCGGAGTCACCCAGGTCAGCGCGGGCAAGCCCAACGGGGACACGGGCTGCCTCCCCGGGCGAGAGCAGACAGGGCAAACGGGGCCAGCCTCAGAGTGTGGTGGTGTGGCGCCCGAAACCCGCATCTGGGGCTGTCCGCTGCTCCCGAAACCCCTATATCCCCGATGATCTTGCTACCAGAAGCAAGTTCGGCGCCGAACTTGCTTCTGGTAGCAAGATCATCTTCAAACAGAGGACCGAAACAGGTACCCGGCCCCAAAGACCACCACTGACCTCGCCGCCGCTTGTTCGTCCGGGCGCGGGACCGGCCGCGACACGCGACCCGATCCACGCCGAGCTGGGGAGCCTGGGGCCTTCGCTGCCGCTTTTCCGTCGCCTTCCTTGACCGGCCGCGACACGAGTACCGGTGCGCACAGGCCTGGGGGTGCTGCTTCCTTCGCTGCCGCTTTTCCGATGGCACGAATGACCGGCCGCGACACGCCCCACCGATCCGCACCGGGCTGGGGAGGGAACCGGCAGAGGACCGAAGTAGTTGGGCCCTTTTTCGGGGCCCGAAGGGACCCGTCCGCCACCCCGACCACACCTCCACAGCGCTGGTGGCCC
This DNA window, taken from Nocardiopsis exhalans, encodes the following:
- a CDS encoding ABC transporter ATP-binding protein, yielding MVTTADSSTEEPAVTVQHSSAPAAASSPQGHEPAISLERVVKAYRSGSETVRAVGGVDLEIARGEFFSLLGPSGCGKTTTMRMIAGFEEPTEGVVRLSGRDVTGVPANHRDVNMVFQSYALFPHMTVAANVAFGLERKRVPKKEIRRRVGEMLELVELGHRAKHRPAQLSGGQQQRVALARALVNEPGALLLDEPLGALDLKLRQSMQVELKRIQREVGITFVYVTHDQGEALTMSDRVAVMNNGLVEQLGAPAEIYERPATRFVADFIGTSNLLSGTVGSADAAGHHRVDLGEGLTALVAELPKGISAGSDTHLTIRPEKVRIGTERPEGDLSILPGTVTETVYLGSATHYQVSLANGSEVTVYQQNSSDSALVAGRGDAVWLSWAPRHSYALPV
- a CDS encoding ABC transporter substrate-binding protein; amino-acid sequence: MKHPSRAQLNPALLRGLTRARRTGGPALPGLTRRRTLQAGGAAAAALALSACGVGGQQRDTADDADYWADKEETGSLRWANWPLYMDPDRTQIEQFTEATGVDVAYREDVQEAASFFGQIQPKLANGDDIGYDLITLPNGFEFSKLVELGYLVPLDHTQLPNFADYAGEIYKNSAYDPGNRYSVPYTSGVTGIAYNPDYIDREITSIADLWDPEFEGKVGMFADPQEIANFGLLFNGVNPADSTKEDWEAAAEKLKEQRDSGVVRAYYDQDFIQPLTNGDLWITMAWSGDIYQQNAEEGTNLRFVIPEEGATLWTDNLLIPFTSKAPVDALKLMDFLYEPEIATGLTEYISYIPPVPHAQEVMAEWAEAEDGTERGEALAEMVESPLVFPSDGDYQNLHNYVALETDQQDEFSSIFQAITQS
- a CDS encoding ABC transporter permease, with the translated sequence MRNRKATPYVLVLPAWIWLALFFVVPIGGMLSLSLTTGNVVSGFQQTFEVGNYVTAVSTYWEQILRSLFYGACATLVCIVVGYPMAYWIAFKAGPHKSTYLLLILLPFFVSFVLRTISWRFLLADNGVVLGPLKSIGLVPADLQLLNSAPAVILGLAYNFLPFMVLPIYAVLERMDSRLVEAAHDLYAGRFQAFVRVVLPVSLPGVFAGVLMTFIPTSADYVNASVLGGAHNTMIGNIIQSQYLVNNNYPIAASITFVLMGLLLVGIFSYARALGTERVMEVHT
- a CDS encoding ABC transporter permease, which produces MSVHLDTAAPSAPPPPPARVGGSGRSPRPRRRIDWGRYYTWLVLAWLFTPILFMVAFSFNDPAGKHNITWQGFTLKWYANAFAHPTLNEAMFNSVSIALLTMVIAGAIGSLLGLALGRFSFRGKQLTNLVMFSAISAPEVVLGAALLSTFLMMNVTTGYWTTVVAHVMFCVSFVAITVRARVITLDPALEEAARDLGAGSFTTFRLVTLPMLFPAIMAGGLLAFALSIDDYIITTFVSGEVTTFPLWVWGSTRVGIPPQVNVMGTLLFGVGLIMAVVNIVMAHRRR
- a CDS encoding NAD(P)/FAD-dependent oxidoreductase, encoding MADTTRAEAARALEGARPQVFWLDPDVPGHDVPEPAPALVGDVHADLVVVGAGFSGLWTALIAKERDPDRNVVLVEARTTGWAASGRNGGFCAASLTHGYENGAERWPEEIAELERQGMANLDAIEETVRKYGIDCELERTGETLVATEPWQAEWFEKAAAEGQAKGERVQAWNAEEVRQQIDSPTYVAGYHESDGVAMLHPAKLAWGLRAVCERLGVRIFENSPVRDIRSVPAGLRLETRGGALHTPKVAWGGGAFPGPLRRLKHYLAPVYDYALMTEPLTDEQMAAIGWEGRQGVSDSANFFHYYRLTADNRILWGGYDIVHHYGGKVRPEYDQRPETFQKLAEHFLETFPQLRGIRFGHTWGGVIDTCSRFSVFFGDAYGGRLAYAAGYTGLGVGATRFGAQVMLDKLDGLDTERTRLRMVKEKPLPFPPEPVRSLGIELTLRATAAADRNGGRRNLWLRGLDAAGMGFDS
- a CDS encoding ABC transporter substrate-binding protein, with translation MTASVLATAAVLLTGCTAGAGSETAADDGTTTVENCGIDVTVEGPPERVYAAYQPAIEIAHALGIGDRLVETAFLDSQVLPEYVEAQEATEYVESLPSREALLTEEPDFVLSGFNGVFVSDGAGDASFGTRGSLAELGVQSWILSPLCPSADGLSDEAIDPATVRVETIHDDLRALGDLFDAQERAEEVIADQNDRIEAVAEAVADADRPTVAFVTLREDGTISVAGGIDFGTQVIEHAGGENAFGDLTETRNVQIDLEELIRRDPDVILTSTCCDASYTREDAADDVAAIAEHPALSGVTAVEQDQVHPFLFADRSAGVRAAHAIEVLASLLHPDLVSSEQAGSVTE